The region GTGCACCGCGTCCGCGCCGGTCGCCTCGCACGCCGCCAACAGCCGCGGCACCGACAGGTAGCTGGCCGAGGCGGCGGCGGGGCCGAGGCGGTAGGCCACGTCGGCCTCGTGCACATGCCGGGCATCGGCATCGGCGTCGGAAAACACCGCGGCGGCGCGCAGCCCCATGGCGTGCACGGTGCGGATGATCCGCACCGCGATCTCGCCACGGTTGGCGACCAGCACGGTGCGGAACGGTCGAATCTTCTCTGACATGCCCTCACATCCGGAAGACGCCGTAGGAAACTCCCTCGAGGGGCGCACGGGAGCACACCGTCAGCGCCAGCCCCAACACGGTGCGGGTCTCCGCCGGGTCGATGATCCCGTCGTCCCACAGCCGCGCGGTCGAGTAGTACGGGTTGCCCTGGTGCTCGTACTGGTCGCGGATCGGGGCCTTGAAGGCCTCGGCCTCCTCCGCGCTCCACGTGCCGCCCTTGGCCTCGACCTGCTCCCCGCGCACCGTGGACAGCACCGAGGCGGCCTGCTCGCCGCCCATCACCGAGATGCGGGCGTTCGGCCACATCCAGAGGAACCGGGGTGAGTAGGCCCGCCCGCACATCGAGTAGTTGCCCGCGCCGAATGATCCGCCGATCACCACGGTCAGCTTGGGCACCCGGGCGCAGGCCACCGCGGTGACCATCTTGGCGCCGTGCTTGGCGATGCCGCCCGCCTCGTAGGCGCGGCCCACCATGAACCCGGTGATGTTCTGCAGGAACAACAACGGGATCTTCCGCTTGTCGCACAACTCGATGAAGTGCGCGCCCTTCTGCGCGGACTCCCCGAACAGCACGCCGTTGTTGGCGATGACCCCGACCGGGTGCCCGTGCAGCCGGGCGAAGGTGGTCACCAGGGTGGTGCCGTACTCGGCCTTGAACTCCTGATGCTCACCGCCGTCGGCGAGGATCTCGATGACCTTGTGCACGTCGTAGGGGATGCGCGGGTCGCTGGGCACCACGTCGTAGAGGTCGCTCTGTGGCCGGCGCGCGGCGACGGTCTCGGCGCGCGACCAGGCCGGGGCGTCCGGCGGGCCGAGGGTGGCGATCGAGCCGCGGACGATTTCCAGCGCGTGCA is a window of Sporichthyaceae bacterium DNA encoding:
- a CDS encoding carboxyl transferase domain-containing protein, with translation MTTPSSREQHEALVAELRERMRARALGGPKSARERHVARGKLLPRDRVDRLLDPGSPFLEIAPLAAEDMYDGDSPAAGMITGIGRVSGRECLIVANDATVKGGTYYPMTVKKHLRAQEIALANRLPCIYLVDSGGAFLPRQDEVFPDREHFGRIFYNQATMSSIGIPQIAAVMGSCTAGGAYVPAMSDEAVIVRNQGTIFLGGPPLVKAATGEIVTAEDLGGGLLHSRTSGVTDHLAEDDLHALEIVRGSIATLGPPDAPAWSRAETVAARRPQSDLYDVVPSDPRIPYDVHKVIEILADGGEHQEFKAEYGTTLVTTFARLHGHPVGVIANNGVLFGESAQKGAHFIELCDKRKIPLLFLQNITGFMVGRAYEAGGIAKHGAKMVTAVACARVPKLTVVIGGSFGAGNYSMCGRAYSPRFLWMWPNARISVMGGEQAASVLSTVRGEQVEAKGGTWSAEEAEAFKAPIRDQYEHQGNPYYSTARLWDDGIIDPAETRTVLGLALTVCSRAPLEGVSYGVFRM